A single genomic interval of Helianthus annuus cultivar XRQ/B chromosome 6, HanXRQr2.0-SUNRISE, whole genome shotgun sequence harbors:
- the LOC110906995 gene encoding uncharacterized protein LOC110906995 — protein sequence MLMQRTVYEECFVLKWVSWVPTKCMIMVWRAEMDRIPTKAALVKRNIGITDTRCPWCNCYEETVMHVLSDCLIATNVWDEIGRWCRLDPIYAFEIKDLLEVYKSMNGSKKGKKIVHGIVIVTMWSMWKARNDSIFNGKRPNVENIVASVKSITFLWAKVD from the coding sequence ATGCTAATGCAGCGGACGGTGTACGAAGAATGTTTTGTCTTAAAGTGGGTTTCGTGGGTTCCGACGAAGTGTATGATTATGGTGTGGAGAGCGGAAATGGATAGGATCCCAACAAAAGCGGCGTTAGTCAAGCGAAATATTGGCATTACGGATACGAGATGTCCCTGGTGTAATTGTTATGAAGAAACGGTGATGCATGTTTTGTCTGATTGTTTAATCGCTACCAACGTTTGGGATGAGATTGGTAGATGGTGCCGCTTAGACCCGATTTATGCGTTCGAGATTAAGGATCTGTTAGAAGTGTACAAGTCGATGAACGGAAGCAAGAAGGGGAAAAAGATTGTGCACGGGATTGTCATTGTCACCATGTGGTCGATGTGGAAAGCGAGGAATGATTCGATTTTTAATGGGAAGCGGCCTAACGTGGAAAACATCGTGGCGAGTGTAAAGTCTATCACGTTTTTATGGGCTAAAGTAGATTAA
- the LOC110906997 gene encoding protein FAR1-RELATED SEQUENCE 5-like, protein MSSSDSADNISKWEERVCINSGRKFFKPKVSGSITPAVGMLFKSFDEAFAFYQRYARAAENNNMFKIYYFEEEHNHIFVEDEDIHFLPAARSIDYVKESFISGLSAINIGPVKAFNIMKTMYGGFGEVGASKVDCKNYRRDLNLYIGEYDAEMVVRCLIRKKECCPGFTCDYVIGEDRRLKGLFWADEQSKKNYTVFGDIFGFDATYKSNKYDLVFVPFTGIDNHFRNVTFGGALLGSETADSYRWLLRCFVNAFGSEPKVVVTDQDAAMKRAIKDVLPRSRHRLCMWHIWEKLKTKVGPVLSANTDFNTRMTHVVWNDTIIPEDFETEWHSIMSTFGLENHEWLKDMYDLRFDWIPAYYHGEDLAGLMRTTSRCESENYFFGQICNPRCTLVEFFTHFETAMDIQRHEHRRNDHDTRYIECKPWSDFVLEKQASEIYTQTIFKDIQIEIDAAITKCMSKSVNTVGDVQYFEIKDFRQPCTSFFKVQYSKEEDGLSISCSCKRFEQFGMLCRHIFYVLRYEDISEFPRRYVHRRWMSDVVSVGSNHSNIRFDEIGRNSEIDKVYREIVVANEYVVNRLVGDLDELCRYRDHIKSYIDKTDEVMVAAPPPSRKERFADIGGNIEKSDSMIRVPIKVRIKGCGVQKRIKSNREIAIQKSSKIQKSCRVCGGKGHNSRTCKDKVSSNAIGSSNAM, encoded by the exons ATGTCTTCGTCAGACTCTGCTG ATAACATTTCCAAGTGGGAGGAACGTGTATGCATAAACAGTGGAAGAAAGTTTTTCAAACCTAAAGTCAGTGGATCTATTACACCTGCTGTTGGAATGCTTTTTAAGTCATTTGATGAGGCATTTGCATTTTATCAGAGATATGCACGTGCTGCAG AGAACAATAATATGTTTAAAATCTACTACTTTGAAGAAGAACATAATCATATCTTTGTTGAAGATGAAGATATTCATTTCTTGCCGGCTGCCAGAAGTATCGATTATGTGAAAGAAAGTTTTATATCTGGATTGTCTGCAATCAATATTGGACCTGTTAAAGCATTCAATATTATGAAAACAATGTATGGTGGTTTTGGTGAAGTTGGAGCTAGTAAAGTTGATTGTAAGAATTATAGAAGGGATTTGAATCTTTACATCGGAGAGTATGATGCAGAAATGGTAGTTAGGTGTCTTATTAGGAAGAAAGAATGTTGTCCTGGTTTCacatgtgattatgttattggtgaagatagaagattgaaaGGGCTTTTCTGGGCTGATGAgcaatcaaaaaaaaattatacagtGTTTGGTGACATATTTGGTTTTGATGCTACTTATAAATCAAACAA GTATGATTTGGTTTTTGTACCATTTACTGGTATTGATAATCATTTTAGGAATGTCACATTTGGTGGTGCATTACTTGGTTCGGAGACTGCAGATTCGTATAGATGGCTTTTAAGATGCTTTGTTAATGCTTTTGGAAGTGAGCCTAAAGTTGTTGTTACTGATCAAGATGCTGCAATGAAGAGAGCTATTAAGGATGTACTTCCAAGAAGTAGGCATAGGTTATGTATGTGGCATATATGGGAGAAATTGAAGACAAAG GTTGGTCCTGTTTTGTCAGCAAACACTGATTTTAATACAAGAATGACTCATGTTGTTTGGAATGATACTATTATTCCAGAAGATTTTGAAACTGAGTGGCATTCAATAATGTCTACTTTTGGATTGGAAAATCATGAGTGGTTAAAAGACATGTACGATCTTCGATTTGATTGGATTCCTGCTTATTACCATGGAGAGGATTTGGCTGGGCTTATGCGTACTACGTCAAGATGTGAAAGCGAGAATTACTTCTTTGGTCAGATTTGCAATCCAAGATGTACACTTGTTGAATTTTTCACTCATTTTGAGACTGCAATGGATATTCAAAGGCATGAGCATAGGAGGAATGATCATGATACAAGGTATATTGAGTGTAAACCTTGGAGTGACTTTGTATTGGAGAAACAAGCATCAGAAATATATACCCAAACAATTTTTAAGGATATTCAGATTGAAATTGATGCTGCTATTACAAAGTGTATGTCAAAGTCTGTTAATACTGTGGGTGATGTTCAATATTTTGAAATAAAGGATTTCAGACAGCCATGCACTTCTTTTTTCAag GTGCAATACAGCAAAGAAGAAGATGGTTTAAGTATAAGTTGTTCTTGCAAACGGTTTGAACAATTTGGTATGTTGTGCCGCCATATATTTTACGTATTACGGTATGAGGATATAAGTGAGTTTCCTAGAAGATATGTTCATAGAAGATGGATGAGTGATGTTGTTTCAGTGGGATCAAATCATTCCAATATTCGATTTGATGAAATTGGTAGGAATAGTGAAATTgataaagtttatagagaaatcGTTGTTGCAAATGAGTATGTTGTTAATAGGCTGGTTGGCGATTTAGATGAACTGTGTCGTTACAGGGAtcatattaaaagttatattgaTAAAACGGATGAGGTTATGGTTGCTGCGCCGCCTCCTAGTCGCAAAGAAAGATTTGCTGATATTGGAGGGAACATAGAAAAATCAGATTCTATGATTCGTGTCCCGATCAAAGTAAGGATCAAAGGATGCGGTGTACAAAAAAGGATCAAGTCTAATCGTGAGATTGCAATTCAGAAATCATCAAAGATCCAGAAATCGTGCCGTGTATGTGGTGGAAAAGGACATAACAGTCGAACATGTAAAGATAAGGTTTCTTCTAATGCTATAGGTTCTAGCAATGCAATGTAA